One stretch of Muribaculum intestinale DNA includes these proteins:
- a CDS encoding fimbrillin family protein → MNRIYKGIIMLSAVAISAATTGCSDDFENDLRTSGNVIFNIDAPTQWTGGNDDTDNSASRCISIEATDTSDGDTPLYLHTFEADNQATVPAAQSRGALAKSVSSFSLSAICYPGEYPSDEADITWTPDFAYNLTYTVNGSTAAGTTLQWPAGGKVRFFAFAPIADNSHSDAAGVFTLSPSTQPGSPKITYTVPTDVKKQTDIMAACTDATSPDVTLNFRHALTAVKIVAASDMLPGKITDVEISGVYGSGTFTPTPAGGTWVPAAAKATYKVTRDLTLSPEESNSGYKPAGDTGNKKGEIIGDIPDKTEVTGETGDLTMLLIPQTLPEGARLTIKFTDDLTGTARTLSASLAGKTWPAGKIVTYSLSPSSIHITPTVLFSKDPATDVLPYSGAWHDSEIKAYVAVTQNGVNGIQYIELPRPDIEYSLDGGTSWESTPAVYDPDPASDATASASETAQRMVEWHESPDGFTLYKGTFALAPQSDFTTLSGTLTKRATCKGTRENPHNLLDDTKGETANCYLVDQPGYYCFPIVYGNAYNNPAAYTVNQNTTSPGMTYFVDYKCRQISSHAPAESDIKDAVLAWQDAPDLIDEVEILDKNQPIAGLKWIRFRVRKHSITQGNALLVARDPAGEIVWSWHIWVTQHRDEWMVQGKAACHKLESRTGSSTSSTPTGNTYYLTACNLGYCDPHNGNDSRKIRIRFRLDCSKITGSSTPVACNSFYIYKDGKASGKKIDCTTTPFTQAEFKGSLGGDNTYYQWGRKDPMLGGIYNDKTDIYNIDTSSPNYTEMSMENKPTFNAYNKDGVSYDFSRNKPGTSISDLGEERGVTIDYTIKYPYRFVMSKYDDKIKDSNGKNFSRYRNHWHTLYKVDKDVNIPSYISGNNGDMFQMWNPAATDKKANEQTVTKSIYDPCPAGYHVPQANVFSALAASADKASENKAYQLADYKTSAKFSDHAWTVTYPGGSIRFPATGMRNMSLRYTVFGTMTKYTASRADDFTDKYSLKDQTYPAFRMITYVSTSSLNGEQTMVYLIDNRFEYYYNGALQTTCQSHYKAEDINRNTLVPATACTTSNNSYGLTVRPVHD, encoded by the coding sequence ATGAACCGCATATATAAAGGAATCATCATGCTGTCGGCTGTCGCAATATCCGCAGCCACCACCGGCTGCTCCGACGATTTCGAAAACGACCTGCGCACATCGGGCAACGTGATTTTCAATATCGACGCGCCCACACAATGGACCGGCGGCAACGATGACACCGATAACTCTGCCTCGCGCTGCATATCGATTGAAGCCACCGACACCTCCGACGGCGACACCCCTTTATATCTGCACACATTCGAAGCCGACAACCAAGCCACAGTCCCCGCCGCTCAGTCGAGAGGCGCGCTCGCCAAGTCGGTGTCATCATTCTCCCTAAGCGCCATATGCTACCCCGGAGAATACCCCTCCGACGAAGCCGACATAACATGGACTCCCGACTTCGCCTACAACCTCACCTACACCGTCAACGGCTCCACAGCCGCCGGCACCACCCTGCAATGGCCCGCAGGCGGCAAAGTCCGCTTCTTCGCCTTTGCCCCTATCGCCGACAATTCACATTCTGACGCAGCCGGTGTATTCACCCTCTCACCCTCCACACAGCCCGGCTCACCGAAGATAACATATACCGTACCCACCGACGTCAAAAAGCAGACCGACATAATGGCCGCATGCACCGACGCCACATCTCCCGACGTGACGCTCAACTTCCGCCACGCCCTCACCGCCGTAAAGATTGTGGCCGCATCCGACATGCTCCCCGGCAAAATCACCGACGTGGAAATAAGCGGAGTGTACGGCTCCGGAACATTCACCCCCACTCCCGCAGGAGGAACGTGGGTGCCTGCCGCCGCCAAGGCCACCTACAAGGTGACACGCGACCTCACCCTGTCGCCCGAAGAGAGCAACTCGGGCTATAAGCCAGCAGGCGACACCGGCAACAAAAAGGGCGAGATAATCGGCGACATACCCGACAAGACCGAAGTCACCGGCGAGACCGGCGACCTCACCATGCTGCTCATACCCCAGACCCTGCCCGAGGGAGCACGACTGACCATAAAATTCACCGACGACCTTACAGGCACCGCCCGCACTCTCTCGGCCTCCTTGGCCGGAAAGACATGGCCCGCAGGCAAGATTGTCACCTACTCGCTGTCGCCGTCGAGCATCCACATCACCCCGACTGTGCTATTCAGCAAAGACCCCGCCACCGATGTGCTCCCCTACTCAGGCGCATGGCACGACTCTGAAATCAAGGCATATGTGGCTGTGACACAGAACGGAGTCAATGGCATACAGTATATCGAGCTGCCGCGTCCCGACATCGAATACTCTCTCGACGGAGGCACATCGTGGGAATCAACCCCGGCAGTCTACGACCCCGACCCCGCATCCGACGCCACAGCTTCGGCCTCGGAAACCGCACAGCGCATGGTGGAATGGCACGAATCGCCCGACGGATTTACCCTCTACAAGGGCACATTCGCCCTGGCCCCGCAGTCCGACTTCACCACCCTGAGCGGCACACTGACCAAGAGAGCCACATGCAAGGGCACCCGCGAGAATCCCCACAATCTGCTCGACGATACCAAGGGGGAGACCGCCAACTGCTACCTCGTGGACCAACCCGGCTACTACTGCTTCCCGATAGTCTACGGCAACGCCTACAACAACCCCGCGGCCTACACCGTCAACCAAAACACCACATCCCCGGGTATGACCTATTTTGTCGACTACAAATGCCGCCAGATATCATCGCATGCACCCGCAGAGTCCGATATAAAGGATGCAGTGCTTGCCTGGCAGGACGCGCCCGACCTCATCGACGAAGTAGAGATACTCGACAAAAATCAACCAATAGCCGGACTGAAATGGATACGATTCCGCGTGCGCAAACACTCAATCACCCAGGGCAACGCGTTGCTCGTGGCACGCGATCCTGCAGGCGAGATAGTGTGGAGCTGGCACATATGGGTCACACAGCACCGCGACGAATGGATGGTACAGGGCAAAGCGGCGTGCCACAAACTGGAATCGCGAACCGGAAGCAGCACATCCTCTACCCCAACCGGCAATACATATTATCTGACCGCCTGCAATCTCGGGTACTGCGACCCACACAACGGCAACGACTCTCGCAAGATAAGAATACGCTTCAGGCTCGACTGCAGCAAAATCACAGGTAGCAGCACGCCCGTGGCATGCAACTCATTTTATATCTACAAGGATGGCAAAGCCTCCGGCAAGAAAATCGACTGCACCACAACGCCATTCACACAGGCCGAGTTCAAAGGATCGCTCGGCGGCGACAACACCTACTACCAGTGGGGCCGCAAAGACCCGATGCTCGGCGGCATATACAACGACAAGACCGACATATACAATATCGATACCAGTAGCCCGAACTACACAGAGATGAGCATGGAGAACAAGCCGACATTCAACGCCTACAACAAGGATGGGGTGTCGTACGACTTCTCTCGCAACAAACCCGGCACAAGCATATCGGACCTTGGAGAAGAAAGAGGCGTCACCATCGACTATACAATAAAGTATCCCTACCGCTTCGTGATGAGCAAATATGATGACAAAATCAAAGACAGCAACGGAAAAAATTTCAGCAGATACAGAAACCATTGGCACACCTTATACAAAGTGGATAAGGATGTCAACATACCCTCGTATATATCAGGCAATAATGGTGACATGTTCCAGATGTGGAATCCGGCTGCAACAGATAAAAAAGCAAACGAACAGACTGTTACCAAATCAATCTACGACCCCTGTCCTGCGGGCTACCATGTGCCTCAGGCCAATGTGTTCTCGGCTCTTGCAGCGTCGGCCGACAAAGCCTCAGAAAATAAAGCATATCAACTGGCTGACTACAAGACCTCGGCAAAATTCAGCGACCATGCCTGGACGGTAACATATCCGGGAGGGTCAATCCGCTTCCCGGCCACCGGCATGCGCAACATGAGCCTGCGGTATACAGTATTCGGCACAATGACAAAATACACAGCCTCACGAGCCGATGATTTCACCGACAAGTATTCTCTGAAAGATCAGACATATCCTGCATTTCGTATGATTACGTATGTGAGTACATCCTCATTAAACGGCGAACAGACTATGGTATATCTTATTGACAACCGATTTGAATACTACTACAACGGCGCGTTACAGACCACTTGTCAAAGTCATTACAAGGCAGAAGACATCAACAGGAACACGCTGGTTCCGGCTACCGCATGTACCACTTCAAACAACAGCTACGGCCTTACCGTGCGTCCTGTCCACGACTGA
- a CDS encoding fimbrillin family protein, whose amino-acid sequence MNLKLVPFAAMAAIMATSCSKEEVMDINYDPDGKAITFTAGVGHSRAVETTINNLGDFAVYSKVVHPEGVLYDSFLIGADGENGAEIAHKNTSSSNSWELDRKVYLPLSGADVVFWAYTDNTPVTGDVKTPLSSGKVTFDNNKGPQINGYKINKCDLTATDRTIWADGNSQKDLVCAFAQTTKKNVIDLNFNHVLSQISINAIQKDKAGNDSRIVKVKGAWIVNANGTGNLSAGYAYDKDTNTAKENNEWTLSGTESFGSYFSSAIELSSDNASDLLSSSLMLMPQQLNEWNGKDITTNNAYILLLCRVELKHPGATHDGADLSDIGVDGTNHYHQQFPVSTDGKYHAEEYGFSCVPLKSTWSMGKKYSYNLDICGASSGAGVYPPNIPTTTDAVKAYINKLIPSSETEGDNTKIKVVTNRPDGKKVGDPVLEEPIKFNVTVSDWANAGSEWTDGNVNL is encoded by the coding sequence ATGAATCTGAAATTAGTCCCATTTGCAGCAATGGCCGCTATCATGGCCACTTCTTGCTCCAAGGAGGAAGTAATGGACATCAACTATGACCCCGATGGCAAGGCCATCACATTCACTGCAGGTGTAGGCCACTCCCGCGCTGTCGAAACCACAATCAACAACCTCGGCGACTTTGCCGTATATTCTAAAGTCGTTCATCCAGAAGGTGTTCTTTATGACTCTTTCCTTATTGGTGCCGACGGTGAAAATGGAGCTGAGATAGCACATAAGAATACATCTTCCTCAAATTCATGGGAACTTGACCGAAAAGTATACCTACCATTAAGCGGTGCAGATGTTGTATTTTGGGCATACACCGACAATACACCTGTGACAGGAGATGTAAAGACACCTCTTTCATCCGGAAAAGTAACATTCGACAATAACAAAGGTCCACAGATAAACGGATACAAAATCAACAAATGCGACCTTACTGCTACAGATCGCACCATATGGGCTGATGGTAATTCTCAGAAAGACCTTGTATGCGCCTTTGCACAGACTACAAAAAAAAATGTAATCGACCTGAATTTCAACCACGTTCTTTCTCAGATATCCATTAATGCCATCCAAAAAGACAAAGCAGGCAATGACTCCCGCATCGTAAAAGTAAAAGGTGCATGGATTGTAAATGCCAATGGCACAGGTAATCTATCTGCCGGATATGCCTATGATAAAGACACAAACACAGCCAAAGAAAACAATGAGTGGACACTTTCCGGCACTGAGTCCTTTGGCTCCTATTTCTCCAGTGCCATAGAATTAAGTTCCGACAATGCATCCGATTTGCTCAGCAGTTCACTTATGCTTATGCCGCAACAACTTAACGAATGGAATGGAAAGGATATTACCACAAACAATGCCTATATACTTCTTCTATGCCGCGTAGAACTAAAGCACCCTGGCGCTACCCATGATGGAGCAGATCTATCAGACATAGGCGTTGATGGCACAAACCACTATCATCAGCAATTCCCTGTATCAACAGATGGGAAATATCATGCAGAGGAGTATGGATTCTCATGCGTTCCATTAAAATCCACATGGTCAATGGGCAAAAAATATAGCTATAATCTTGATATCTGTGGAGCCAGCTCAGGAGCCGGTGTTTATCCTCCCAATATCCCGACAACCACAGATGCGGTAAAAGCCTATATAAATAAACTCATTCCCAGTTCAGAAACCGAGGGCGACAATACTAAAATCAAAGTAGTAACCAATAGACCTGATGGAAAGAAGGTCGGTGATCCAGTACTTGAAGAGCCTATCAAGTTCAACGTCACTGTTTCTGACTGGGCGAATGCCGGCAGCGAATGGACAGACGGCAACGTCAACCTCTAA
- a CDS encoding DUF5119 domain-containing protein has product MIRRATAILIARIALIAVVMGVTCGCEERPLCYDHSHKSPVYIEFDWSLAPEAEPSTMVVWFFPVDGSTGHRYEIIGDGRSSRAGFNTSLNVPEGTYRMVCHNGNTDNNIERGLTLSDYEITTYEDNVLSGLSNRADNAPRPDDTESQPVRAQASTLYAHTHEQTITIMANATKPYYVCFTPREVTYKCHVRITGVENLQPGLEASAIITGAAECWNAESQGPGGMQVTVPFPLSHCGSDCLQGNVILFGYREPLVFHHRLRVYTSHKYYYDFDITDQIHNAPDPYDIEVKVSGIKLPDNPAGGTGMSPGVSAWEDAEEEEIPM; this is encoded by the coding sequence ATGATACGCCGAGCCACTGCTATCCTGATTGCGCGCATCGCGCTGATTGCCGTAGTAATGGGCGTCACATGTGGCTGCGAGGAGCGCCCGCTGTGCTACGACCACTCCCACAAATCGCCCGTATACATCGAGTTTGACTGGTCGCTCGCTCCCGAGGCCGAACCAAGCACGATGGTGGTATGGTTCTTCCCCGTCGACGGCTCCACCGGCCACCGCTACGAAATCATCGGCGACGGGCGCTCGTCAAGAGCCGGATTCAACACATCGCTCAATGTACCAGAAGGCACATACCGTATGGTATGCCACAACGGAAACACCGACAACAACATCGAGCGCGGACTCACCCTCTCCGACTACGAAATCACCACATATGAGGACAACGTGCTGTCGGGCCTCAGCAACCGTGCCGACAACGCACCGCGTCCCGACGACACCGAGTCGCAGCCCGTACGCGCACAGGCAAGCACCCTCTACGCCCACACCCACGAGCAGACAATCACCATCATGGCCAACGCCACAAAGCCCTACTACGTATGCTTCACACCACGCGAGGTGACCTACAAATGCCACGTAAGAATCACAGGTGTAGAAAATCTACAGCCCGGACTCGAAGCAAGCGCCATCATCACAGGCGCCGCCGAGTGCTGGAACGCCGAGTCGCAAGGCCCGGGAGGCATGCAGGTGACTGTACCCTTCCCGCTGTCGCACTGCGGCTCCGACTGCCTGCAGGGCAACGTGATATTATTCGGCTACCGCGAGCCGCTCGTGTTCCATCATCGCCTGCGCGTATACACCTCACATAAATATTACTACGACTTCGATATCACCGACCAGATTCACAATGCCCCCGACCCCTACGATATCGAAGTGAAGGTGAGCGGCATAAAGCTCCCCGACAATCCCGCAGGAGGCACCGGCATGTCGCCCGGCGTAAGCGCTTGGGAAGACGCAGAGGAAGAGGAAATACCGATGTAA
- a CDS encoding DUF3575 domain-containing protein: MKHRVDIFRLILLLLYACLTSVSHCAHASGVPEVRGDTVFVHYQTTADSPRIHTYIIGGVNSFTRNQTQPCDCENFINNLPTTAIYTNMLYDALLVPNIGIKFAIADRLTVGADWMYAWWNDSRHHYYRIYGGDFDVKWRIGALRPNDPFAGHHIGLYASLTYFDLQRGIDYKGVMSAKYNYAAGISYTYSLPIARHFNIDFSIGLGYMWGKIKRHTPIDDHDVWLSTERRSWLGPTRAGISLVWVFGKDIYNIKKGGSR; this comes from the coding sequence ATGAAACATCGTGTTGATATATTTAGGCTTATTTTACTTTTACTCTATGCATGCCTGACCTCAGTGTCGCATTGCGCGCATGCCTCCGGTGTCCCTGAAGTTCGGGGAGACACTGTCTTCGTACACTATCAGACCACCGCCGATAGCCCCAGAATTCATACATACATAATAGGGGGGGTGAATTCATTCACCCGGAATCAAACGCAACCATGTGATTGTGAAAACTTTATAAACAACCTTCCCACCACTGCCATATATACCAACATGCTCTACGACGCACTGTTGGTACCCAATATCGGTATAAAATTCGCCATCGCCGACCGACTGACGGTAGGAGCCGACTGGATGTATGCTTGGTGGAACGACAGCCGCCACCACTACTACCGCATCTATGGAGGCGACTTCGATGTGAAATGGCGCATAGGCGCGCTTCGCCCCAACGACCCATTTGCCGGACATCACATCGGCCTTTACGCATCGCTCACATATTTCGACCTGCAGCGGGGAATAGACTACAAAGGCGTGATGTCGGCCAAATACAACTACGCCGCCGGAATATCCTACACCTACTCCCTGCCCATAGCGCGCCACTTCAACATCGACTTCTCTATAGGCCTTGGCTACATGTGGGGCAAAATAAAGCGCCACACCCCGATCGACGACCACGACGTGTGGCTCTCCACAGAGCGCCGATCATGGCTCGGCCCCACACGCGCCGGCATATCGCTCGTATGGGTATTCGGCAAGGACATATATAATATAAAGAAAGGAGGCAGCCGATGA
- the ybaK gene encoding Cys-tRNA(Pro) deacylase codes for MGKNEKGPAKTNAARLLDKAGIDYRLVPYEVDESNLAADHVAEELGEDINCVFKTLVLNGERSGHFVCVIPGNMEVDLKAAARVAGAKKADLIPMKELLPLTGYIRGGCSPIGMKKPFPTFFHSTINNFDRVYVSAGVRGLQFCIAPADLIAYTGGTVADIATLQS; via the coding sequence ATGGGAAAGAACGAAAAGGGTCCGGCCAAGACCAATGCGGCCCGTCTTCTCGACAAGGCCGGGATAGATTACAGGCTTGTCCCCTACGAGGTGGATGAGAGCAATCTTGCCGCCGACCATGTGGCCGAGGAACTTGGCGAGGATATCAATTGTGTGTTCAAGACCCTTGTGCTCAACGGCGAGCGCAGCGGTCATTTCGTGTGTGTGATTCCCGGCAATATGGAGGTCGACCTCAAGGCTGCGGCCCGTGTGGCCGGAGCGAAGAAAGCCGATCTTATACCGATGAAGGAGCTGCTTCCGCTAACGGGTTATATACGTGGTGGATGCTCTCCGATAGGCATGAAGAAGCCTTTTCCGACCTTTTTCCACAGCACGATTAATAATTTTGACCGAGTATATGTAAGCGCTGGCGTGAGAGGATTGCAGTTTTGCATAGCTCCCGCCGACCTTATCGCCTATACCGGCGGCACGGTGGCCGACATAGCAACCTTACAGTCCTGA
- the aroC gene encoding chorismate synthase — protein sequence MNTFGTLYRVTTFGESHGAAIGGVIDGMPAGVKLDLESIQHQLDRRRPGQSAITTARSESDRVELLSGVMDGVTTGTPIGFIVRNSDQHSRDYDNMRHVFRPSHADYTYAGKYGVRDHRGGGRSSARETIARVVGGAVAMQALRALYPDMCISVYTSRVGDICMRGDGIWYAPSLIDSNDVRCPDRAAADAMRSLILDVKGAGDTIGGVVTAVVRGVPAGLGEPVAGKLHAMLGAAMLSINAAKGFEYGMGFDGCCRRGSEMIDVMESRGAGEAPRFISNHSGGIQGGISNGEDIVMRVAFKPVATLLREVATVDDSGADTTLHARGRHDPCVLPRAVPVVEAMAAMTLLDAALLNRSARII from the coding sequence ATGAACACATTTGGCACACTTTATCGCGTGACAACCTTCGGAGAGTCGCATGGCGCGGCAATCGGTGGGGTAATTGACGGCATGCCAGCCGGAGTAAAACTCGATCTGGAGTCGATACAGCATCAGCTCGACCGCCGCCGGCCGGGTCAGTCGGCAATAACCACGGCACGCTCCGAGTCCGACCGGGTAGAGCTGCTGAGTGGAGTTATGGACGGTGTGACTACGGGCACTCCGATAGGATTTATCGTGCGCAACTCCGACCAGCATTCGCGCGACTACGACAACATGCGGCATGTGTTCCGTCCGTCGCACGCCGACTATACCTATGCGGGCAAGTATGGTGTGCGCGACCACCGCGGAGGAGGGCGCTCGTCGGCACGTGAGACGATAGCGCGTGTGGTGGGTGGCGCCGTGGCCATGCAGGCTCTGCGTGCGCTTTATCCGGATATGTGCATCTCGGTCTATACGTCGCGTGTGGGCGACATATGCATGCGCGGCGACGGAATCTGGTATGCACCATCGCTGATTGACTCCAACGACGTGCGCTGTCCCGACCGTGCCGCCGCCGATGCGATGCGTAGCCTGATACTCGATGTGAAGGGGGCCGGCGACACTATCGGCGGAGTGGTCACCGCTGTAGTGCGCGGTGTGCCGGCGGGACTTGGCGAGCCCGTTGCCGGTAAGCTCCACGCCATGCTCGGCGCGGCGATGCTCAGCATCAATGCCGCCAAGGGGTTTGAATACGGAATGGGGTTTGACGGATGTTGTCGGCGCGGCTCGGAGATGATCGATGTGATGGAGAGCCGTGGGGCGGGTGAGGCTCCACGTTTCATCAGCAACCATTCGGGCGGGATACAGGGCGGTATATCCAACGGCGAGGATATAGTGATGCGAGTGGCCTTCAAGCCGGTGGCAACGCTGCTCAGAGAGGTGGCTACTGTCGACGACAGCGGAGCCGATACTACGCTCCATGCTCGTGGTCGCCACGACCCGTGTGTGCTGCCTCGTGCGGTGCCTGTGGTGGAGGCGATGGCCGCCATGACCCTGCTCGATGCCGCTCTGCTCAACCGTAGCGCGCGTATAATCTGA
- a CDS encoding TIGR01212 family radical SAM protein (This family includes YhcC from E. coli K-12, an uncharacterized radical SAM protein.), which yields MADKRYRDYADFLGDRFDTKMQKLSVNTGRSCPNRDGTIGRGGCTYCNNMAFTPGYCLASDSVAVQLEKGMRFFGRKYPQMRYLAYFQSYTSTHGGFDSFRSACLEALGVDGIDGMVVGTRPDCFDRRVASFLGDIRDAGKFVMMEFGAESAHDATLRRVNRCHRWADTVEAVEIACGAGLCTGLHLIMGLPGETPEMMLQTVDAVNLLLPDTVKLHQLQIVADTPLARAVAAGEESVEQWTVEGYLDFCCEAVGRLHPSIAIERFTSQSPGDMLISPRWGLKNYEFVHRLDRRLAESGIRQGMMCKYRH from the coding sequence ATGGCTGACAAGCGTTATCGCGACTATGCCGACTTTCTCGGCGACCGGTTTGACACGAAGATGCAGAAACTGTCGGTAAATACGGGGCGCAGTTGTCCCAACCGCGACGGCACGATAGGGCGCGGCGGCTGCACGTACTGCAACAATATGGCGTTTACACCGGGCTATTGCCTGGCGAGCGACAGTGTGGCCGTGCAGCTTGAGAAGGGGATGCGTTTTTTCGGGCGCAAGTATCCGCAGATGCGGTATCTTGCCTATTTTCAGTCGTATACGTCGACTCATGGCGGATTTGACAGTTTCAGGAGCGCTTGTCTGGAGGCTCTTGGCGTAGATGGCATAGATGGTATGGTGGTTGGCACACGTCCCGACTGTTTCGACCGCAGGGTAGCGAGCTTTCTGGGGGATATCCGCGATGCCGGCAAGTTTGTGATGATGGAGTTTGGCGCCGAGAGCGCACATGATGCAACTTTGCGCCGCGTGAACCGGTGTCACAGGTGGGCCGATACGGTGGAAGCGGTGGAGATTGCCTGTGGGGCAGGGTTGTGTACGGGACTTCACCTGATAATGGGTCTGCCCGGGGAGACTCCTGAAATGATGCTGCAGACCGTCGATGCGGTAAATCTGTTGCTACCAGATACGGTAAAGTTGCATCAGCTGCAGATTGTGGCTGATACTCCGCTTGCACGTGCTGTGGCCGCGGGTGAGGAGAGTGTGGAGCAATGGACTGTCGAGGGGTATCTCGATTTCTGCTGCGAGGCTGTAGGGCGGCTGCATCCGTCGATTGCCATCGAGCGGTTTACAAGCCAGTCGCCGGGTGATATGCTTATAAGTCCGCGCTGGGGCCTGAAAAACTATGAGTTTGTACATAGACTCGACAGGCGTCTCGCCGAGAGTGGGATACGCCAGGGAATGATGTGTAAGTACCGGCATTGA
- a CDS encoding NAD(+) diphosphatase has translation MRFTYCPDCGSKLGERELGDEGMVPWCDKCGKPWFDMFSTCVIALVANERDEVLLQRQAYISTRYCNLVSGYMAPGETAEEAARREIKEETGLDIEALELAGTWWFARKGLLMIGFLARASAGQDLKLSVEVDSAEWQPAEKALTMVHPAGNGSTSNALTSIFCERLRRGVPGVAVKWEDSV, from the coding sequence ATGAGATTTACGTATTGTCCTGATTGTGGGAGCAAGCTCGGTGAAAGAGAGCTTGGCGACGAGGGTATGGTGCCTTGGTGCGATAAGTGCGGTAAGCCCTGGTTTGACATGTTTTCGACATGTGTGATAGCGCTTGTTGCCAATGAGCGCGATGAGGTGCTGTTGCAGCGTCAGGCATATATCAGCACACGGTACTGCAATCTTGTGTCGGGCTATATGGCTCCCGGCGAGACAGCCGAGGAGGCCGCGCGCCGTGAGATTAAGGAGGAGACCGGACTGGATATCGAGGCTCTGGAACTTGCCGGCACTTGGTGGTTTGCGCGCAAGGGTCTGCTTATGATAGGATTTCTGGCGCGTGCGTCGGCCGGTCAGGATCTGAAACTGTCGGTAGAGGTTGACTCGGCCGAGTGGCAGCCTGCTGAAAAGGCGCTGACGATGGTGCATCCGGCCGGCAATGGCAGTACGAGCAATGCGCTGACGTCGATATTCTGTGAGCGTCTGCGTCGCGGAGTTCCGGGTGTAGCGGTAAAATGGGAGGACAGTGTATGA
- a CDS encoding VanZ family protein: protein MIRLLVRGLPAWTLSIVCCLIILYLTLLPDPLNGNHVSLFEGADKVVHAIMMMGMMLCMAIDALRKKAAHRLDDSVRAPKGLLTVYMIIVVLFGGAIELLQGAMAMGRGEDWADFMADAAGAVIGWIICLSAWSVTVRWLFREQQE from the coding sequence ATGATCAGGCTTCTTGTACGCGGACTTCCGGCCTGGACGCTCAGCATAGTGTGCTGCCTTATAATACTTTATCTGACTCTGTTGCCCGACCCTCTGAACGGCAATCATGTGTCGCTTTTCGAGGGCGCCGACAAGGTGGTACACGCTATAATGATGATGGGGATGATGCTGTGTATGGCTATCGATGCGCTTAGAAAAAAGGCGGCGCACCGATTGGATGATTCGGTGCGCGCGCCTAAGGGGTTGCTTACTGTGTATATGATAATAGTGGTGCTTTTCGGAGGTGCCATCGAGCTTCTTCAGGGAGCTATGGCCATGGGACGCGGCGAGGACTGGGCCGATTTTATGGCTGATGCCGCCGGTGCCGTCATAGGCTGGATTATATGCCTGTCGGCCTGGAGCGTTACTGTTCGGTGGCTGTTTCGGGAGCAGCAGGAGTGA